The following are encoded in a window of Mycobacterium sp. ELW1 genomic DNA:
- a CDS encoding ZIP family metal transporter → MSLTIFTDSSVEDDRSKREAMSSSQVALLGAFAGFTIFLGLPIGRLPAPMPRLKSALNAVAIGILVFLLWDVLAHAWEPVDQALVMSRVTEALVMGALLATTFGSGLLGLVWVDGVRSRKLDVSQQTQSTTADAADVMVATHTRRLALMIASGIGLHNFAEGLAIGNSAATGELSLAVVLVLGFALHNATEGFGIVAPLTGQRPSWGLLALLGLIGGGPTFIGTLVGQRFVSEPVSVAFLGLAAGSILYVVIELLAVARSSGLKMVTSSGLFLGVVAGFATDAIITAAGA, encoded by the coding sequence GTGAGCCTCACCATCTTTACGGATTCATCAGTCGAAGACGATCGTTCGAAGCGAGAAGCAATGTCGTCCAGCCAGGTCGCCCTCCTCGGCGCCTTCGCCGGGTTCACCATCTTCCTTGGACTGCCGATCGGACGGTTGCCCGCACCGATGCCGAGGCTGAAGAGCGCACTCAATGCTGTCGCGATCGGGATTCTCGTCTTCCTGCTGTGGGACGTGCTGGCCCATGCTTGGGAGCCTGTTGACCAAGCGCTGGTAATGAGCCGGGTCACCGAAGCACTTGTCATGGGCGCACTTCTGGCAACAACTTTCGGCAGTGGCCTTCTGGGACTGGTATGGGTCGATGGCGTCCGGAGTCGAAAGCTTGACGTTTCCCAGCAGACTCAGTCGACCACCGCAGATGCCGCCGACGTGATGGTTGCGACGCACACACGCCGACTGGCGCTGATGATTGCCAGCGGCATCGGGTTACACAATTTCGCCGAAGGCTTGGCAATCGGCAACTCCGCGGCAACGGGCGAGTTGTCCTTGGCAGTAGTGCTCGTCCTCGGCTTCGCGCTGCACAACGCGACCGAAGGATTCGGAATTGTCGCTCCCCTGACTGGCCAACGCCCGTCATGGGGATTGTTGGCACTGTTGGGCCTTATCGGTGGTGGCCCGACGTTCATCGGCACCCTTGTGGGGCAGCGTTTTGTCAGCGAACCAGTGTCGGTCGCTTTCCTGGGCTTGGCCGCCGGCTCCATCCTCTACGTGGTCATCGAACTGCTAGCCGTCGCACGTAGTTCCGGTCTTAAAATGGTGACCAGCTCGGGGCTCTTCCTCGGAGTCGTGGCGGGATTCGCCACCGACGCGATCATCACCGCGGCCGGAGCCTGA